In Candidatus Omnitrophota bacterium, the following are encoded in one genomic region:
- a CDS encoding Gfo/Idh/MocA family oxidoreductase — MKRFRVGIIGCGTIFPMHAQSLRKLGAGSFGLGGKGAQLVAVCDIKRERAAGAARKYRCNHYTDYKKMLDGERLDVVHICTPHYLHMPMICEAAKRKVNVLTEKPMGLNPEEANREISAAKKNGIVLGVISQNRFNPGSQLVKKRVKDGSLGKMKSAQLVLAYHKPDSYYRKSDWKGRKRLEGGGVVIDQAIHYLDIMRWLIPSPVDYVEASVNNRYHSFTDVEDAAEGIVKFRNGFYLSFYLINYYSYDSDTRIEIDCEKARVNIVKDSARIGYYRGGEEHAGPRPDEYIDYGDGVRDYWGYCHFNQIRDYYEALRAGRKPAITGEDAKKTQELVWAIYESSRRRAKVYL, encoded by the coding sequence ATGAAAAGATTCAGGGTGGGCATAATCGGATGCGGGACGATATTCCCGATGCACGCGCAGTCGCTCAGGAAGCTTGGAGCCGGGAGCTTTGGGCTTGGAGGAAAAGGCGCACAGCTCGTCGCCGTCTGCGACATAAAGAGAGAGCGGGCGGCCGGGGCGGCCAGGAAATACCGCTGCAATCATTACACCGACTATAAGAAGATGCTCGACGGAGAACGCCTCGACGTCGTACACATATGCACCCCCCATTATCTCCACATGCCCATGATATGCGAGGCGGCCAAGAGGAAGGTCAACGTACTGACCGAGAAGCCGATGGGGCTTAACCCGGAAGAGGCAAACAGGGAGATAAGCGCCGCCAAAAAGAACGGGATAGTCCTCGGCGTAATATCCCAGAACAGGTTCAACCCGGGCTCTCAACTCGTTAAAAAAAGGGTCAAGGACGGGAGTTTGGGTAAGATGAAGAGCGCCCAGCTCGTCCTTGCATACCATAAGCCGGACAGTTACTACAGGAAGAGCGACTGGAAAGGGAGGAAGCGCCTTGAGGGCGGCGGGGTGGTCATAGACCAGGCGATACATTACCTGGACATAATGAGATGGCTCATACCGAGCCCGGTAGATTACGTCGAGGCGTCGGTCAATAACAGGTACCATTCCTTCACGGACGTAGAGGATGCCGCCGAGGGCATAGTGAAGTTCAGGAACGGATTTTACCTCTCTTTTTACCTCATAAACTACTACTCCTATGATTCCGATACCAGGATAGAGATAGATTGCGAAAAGGCGCGCGTCAATATCGTAAAAGATTCCGCGCGGATCGGTTATTACAGGGGCGGGGAAGAACACGCAGGGCCGCGTCCCGACGAATATATCGATTACGGCGACGGTGTCAGGGACTATTGGGGCTATTGCCATTTTAACCAGATAAGAGATTATTACGAGGCGCTGAGGGCCGGCAGGAAGCCGGCGATCACAGGCGAAGATGCGAAGAAGACGCAGGAGCTCGTCTGGGCTATATACGAGTCGTCGCGGCGTAGAGCGAAGGTTTATCTGTAG
- a CDS encoding Gfo/Idh/MocA family oxidoreductase, with product MAVRVGVIGCGKIAERASLPNLVNYREKAEVKVLCDIAEEKAKALRDKFELTGIDIATDWQKVVARKDIDVIFVDTPNYLHEEMTVGACSRKKHVLVEKPITLTVKAADKMIKAAKSGGVYLMVEQTQRFDPVHQAAKKMIDSGVLGKIHNIRGRIGHAGPEYWSEGKGHWFYDKKKSGGGAMIDIGVHITDLIRWFAGKKITEVFATIRNLEKPVKIDDNGTVLLKFADGTKGEIECSWTTRPYEVLTFTYGSKGKMVTAIGTEKPVKVTVAKTGKGEDPNCVLEEIYPEIGTGTGWENAVHYFIDCIIDKKRPFVSGEEGRETMRVINAAYESNEKGRWVKVR from the coding sequence ATGGCAGTTAGAGTAGGAGTGATAGGGTGCGGCAAGATCGCCGAGAGGGCCAGTCTGCCCAACCTGGTGAATTACAGGGAGAAGGCGGAGGTGAAGGTCCTCTGCGACATAGCGGAAGAGAAGGCGAAGGCCTTGCGTGATAAGTTCGAGCTGACAGGCATCGATATAGCTACGGATTGGCAGAAGGTGGTGGCGAGGAAGGATATCGATGTGATCTTTGTCGATACGCCGAATTATCTTCATGAGGAGATGACCGTAGGCGCCTGCAGCAGGAAGAAACATGTCCTGGTGGAGAAGCCGATAACGCTGACCGTAAAGGCGGCCGATAAGATGATAAAGGCGGCGAAGTCGGGCGGCGTATACCTCATGGTGGAGCAGACCCAGAGGTTCGACCCGGTCCACCAGGCGGCCAAGAAGATGATCGACTCGGGCGTCCTCGGCAAGATACACAATATAAGGGGCAGGATAGGCCACGCAGGCCCGGAATACTGGTCCGAGGGGAAGGGCCACTGGTTCTACGACAAGAAGAAGTCGGGCGGCGGGGCGATGATAGACATAGGCGTCCATATAACGGACCTCATCAGGTGGTTCGCGGGAAAGAAGATAACCGAGGTCTTCGCCACGATACGCAACCTGGAGAAGCCGGTCAAGATCGACGATAACGGCACGGTCCTGCTGAAGTTCGCGGACGGCACCAAGGGCGAGATAGAGTGCAGCTGGACGACGAGACCATACGAGGTCCTTACGTTCACGTACGGCTCGAAAGGCAAGATGGTGACCGCGATAGGAACGGAGAAGCCCGTCAAGGTGACTGTCGCAAAGACCGGCAAGGGCGAAGACCCCAATTGCGTTCTCGAAGAGATATATCCCGAGATAGGTACCGGGACCGGATGGGAGAACGCCGTGCACTATTTCATCGACTGCATAATCGATAAAAAACGGCCGTTCGTATCCGGAGAGGAAGGGCGCGAGACGATGCGTGTGATAAACGCGGCATACGAGTCGAACGAGAAAGGGAGATGGGTGAAGGTAAGATGA